Within the Methanomicrobia archaeon genome, the region CTATTTCTTGGAAAAGAAGGTTTTTCCTGTTCTTAACACACCAATAAAAGCTACATCTCTGGAAAGGGAACTCCTGTCCTTCTCATGGCCACTACTTTTTGCTACCTTATCTGCGGTAGTCATGAATTGGACAGATACATTCATGCTTGGCTATTTTTCTTCAGCGCAGGAGGTAGGGATTTACAATGCTGCTCATCCTACTGCGGCATTAATCTACTTTGTGTTCATGTCATTCTCCGGCATTTTTATGCCAGTTATATCCGAACTTCATGCTCGAAATCGCTCTGACGAGTTGAAAATCACCTACAGTGCGGTTACTAAATGGATCCTGTCTCTTGCTCTTCCCGCATTTTTATTAATTACTCTCTTCTCACGGTCTGTTATTACGATTCTCTTCGGAGACGAATTTATAACTGGGTCAACCGCCCTTGCTATCCTCGCATTCGGATATATTATTCAGGCAATGCTGGGGCTTTCTGGCAGGATTATACAAGCGTTAGGAAGAACAAAAATAATACTGGTGTGCAATGTCATAGGAGCAGCTTCAAATGTCGGCTTGAACCTCTATTTGATACCACTTTATGGTATCAACGGAGCAGCGGTTGCTACCGCGCTCTCTATTATTCTTATGATTGGCCTTATATTCACATTTGCATATCGTATCAGCGGCATGCAGCCCTTCAAGTTCAGCCATCTCAAGCCTGTTATTACATCTATAATCGCAGTTCTGATCGTATATGGTATAACAAAATATGCCTTTGTGGTATCGTTTTTGGTGCTAATTGCAATGCTCCCTGTCTTCTTTGTGCTTTACTTCATTCTGCTTTTAGTTGTCAAAGGGTTTGATAAGGAGGATGTGATGATTATGCGAGCGATAGATCAACGGTTGGGGATAAAGTTAAAGTGGATACGAAAGATCATCAGTAGATTTATCTAAAAAATAGCTATTTTAATGGTATGTTAAAGTCAGCAAAATCCTCAAATAAATAAATCAATGTGTTAATAAATCTCTACTAATTAACCGGAAGACTAAAATTATAACACTTTATTATAAACTTTCTCAATCTCTTTCGCTCTACTCCTCCAATCATATCCCTTAACAGCAATTTCCCTTCCCTTATTTCCCAAATCCAGTCTAATACCTTTATTTTCCACCAAAAACTCTATTTTTTCCATAAAATCCTTTATATTACCTACTTCTGCAAGTAGGCCCGCATCCTGAACAATCTTCTTAACCTCTTTATAGTCATACGAAACCACGGGCTTTCCTGAACTCATATATT harbors:
- a CDS encoding flippase; amino-acid sequence: MNSANITVDNSLRKVAKGTGIGFIGFFIGAVFGYFSRIILARFLGATDYGLISLGFAAMSLTAAVSLVGLQGGVTRYVAFYKGRGDKGGIKGTIEGAVKIALPLSLIFTFSLFSGSQWISINVFHEPHLTSVLRIFSIAVPFFSLSIIFVAAIAGFQDMRYVAYVDQVFQNTLKLVAIVALLVLGFGVLGAAWGWALAIIAMPFLGFYFLEKKVFPVLNTPIKATSLERELLSFSWPLLFATLSAVVMNWTDTFMLGYFSSAQEVGIYNAAHPTAALIYFVFMSFSGIFMPVISELHARNRSDELKITYSAVTKWILSLALPAFLLITLFSRSVITILFGDEFITGSTALAILAFGYIIQAMLGLSGRIIQALGRTKIILVCNVIGAASNVGLNLYLIPLYGINGAAVATALSIILMIGLIFTFAYRISGMQPFKFSHLKPVITSIIAVLIVYGITKYAFVVSFLVLIAMLPVFFVLYFILLLVVKGFDKEDVMIMRAIDQRLGIKLKWIRKIISRFI